Proteins from a single region of Crassaminicella profunda:
- a CDS encoding pyridoxal phosphate-dependent aminotransferase yields MLSSKLKGITPSFTIGISTKVKELKSQGQDIINLSIGEPDFLTPSSAKNNAIEAINMDQTKYDSAAGLLELRKAIQNKLQVENNILYELDEIIVSSGAKHAITNTLIALLDYGDEVIIPKPYWVSYPEMVKLVGGKPVFLDTKKENNFKVTPKDIENILTPKTKIIFITNPSNPTGVVYSKEELQQIVDICLKHNIYILADEIYEKICYVDSFVSIASLSNDAKNITITINGLSKSVAMTGWRIGYSATNKTLATAIAAVQGHLVSHPSTISQWAGVSALTSCQSEIVEMVNTYQSRRDLAIEALKKIKNLEFITPQGAFYLFIDISNLKNKLKWNDSFSVAFSDMLLNIGKVAVVPGIAFGMDDFIRISYACDTEELLQGINRIQSFIENL; encoded by the coding sequence ATGTTATCTTCAAAATTAAAAGGAATTACCCCTTCTTTTACCATAGGAATCAGTACAAAGGTAAAAGAACTAAAAAGTCAAGGACAGGATATTATTAACCTCAGTATTGGAGAACCAGATTTTTTGACACCATCTTCTGCTAAAAATAATGCTATTGAAGCAATAAATATGGATCAAACAAAATATGATTCAGCAGCTGGATTATTAGAATTACGTAAAGCCATTCAAAACAAACTTCAAGTTGAGAACAACATTTTATATGAATTAGATGAAATTATTGTATCAAGTGGTGCAAAACACGCTATTACAAATACACTTATTGCTTTATTAGATTATGGTGATGAAGTAATCATTCCAAAGCCTTATTGGGTTAGCTATCCTGAAATGGTTAAACTCGTAGGAGGTAAACCAGTTTTTCTAGATACAAAAAAGGAAAATAATTTTAAAGTAACACCTAAAGATATTGAAAATATACTTACCCCTAAAACCAAAATAATTTTTATTACAAATCCTTCTAATCCAACAGGAGTAGTATATTCAAAAGAAGAATTACAACAAATAGTTGATATTTGTCTTAAACATAATATCTATATTTTAGCTGATGAAATCTATGAAAAGATTTGTTATGTAGATTCTTTTGTTAGTATTGCTTCATTATCTAATGACGCAAAAAACATAACCATTACCATCAATGGACTTTCAAAATCAGTTGCAATGACTGGATGGAGAATTGGTTACTCTGCTACAAATAAAACCCTGGCAACAGCTATTGCTGCAGTACAAGGCCATCTAGTATCCCATCCTAGTACCATTTCTCAGTGGGCTGGTGTTTCAGCTTTAACTTCCTGTCAGTCAGAAATCGTTGAAATGGTAAATACTTATCAATCCAGAAGAGATCTAGCTATAGAAGCACTCAAAAAAATTAAAAATCTTGAATTTATTACTCCTCAAGGCGCTTTCTATCTGTTTATTGATATATCTAATCTAAAAAATAAATTAAAATGGAATGATAGCTTTTCTGTTGCCTTTTCAGATATGTTATTAAACATAGGAAAAGTTGCCGTTGTTCCAGGAATTGCCTTTGGCATGGATGATTTTATTCGTATCTCCTACGCATGTGACACAGAAGAATTATTACAGGGAATCAATCGTATTCAATCTTTTATAGAAAATCTTTAA